GTAACGAGGTGTTATGGGTTTTACAGTTTGAGGAACGTCGAATGGGATAAAAACATGTTTGGGAGGTTTAGCTTTGGAGGAAAACTTAGTTTTTTCTGTCTTGCTTGGTGTGGCTGCACATGTCTTGGCAGCATATTCATTAATGACTGATTTGTAGTCTGCAGTATTCAAGCTTTCCTCCATGCCAATGTCAAGTGGTAAAAATGCTTCTGCAATGTCTATGTCCTCTTCAGTTGTCCTTTCCTTGCCTTCGTCCTGAAACACCACATGTCGAACCTTGGTCTCTCTTCTTGTTTCTTCTGGCTCCACCTCAGATATCTGGAGAGGTTCACATGGTGAAGAGCTAGCACTATTCCTAAAGAAATCAGTGATTTCATCCACTTCATCCAGCGTTCCAGCGTCATCCTTGTCATGTTGTGTAAAGCCAAATGCATCACGTGACCACATCCTAATGCCATCTACTTTACAGTCATCATGTAATGGATCCATCTGAGTCACCTGTGTTTCATCTTTAAGAACAAATTTCTCCAAGTAGCCTCTGTCTTCAAGTTCAGACTCCTGGCTGTGGAAGGACTTTTCTGAAGTCACGCTCTCTGTATCTTCTTGCTTCGTCCTGCTTCCTACAGCTTCTGCATACAAATCTGAGTACATAAATGCCATGGCCTTTGGTTCCTCCAGCAGGACTAGATCTATGATTTTCTGGGGTCCTTCAGGCAGAAAAATCGGAGTAAGGATTGACTCCTGACTACCGAATAGAGCACTTCCACTTTTCTTTAAGGATGATTTTGGCAGCTCCTCCTCTTTATTGGCCCCCTTTTTTGTCCGAAAATCTGGATCTTGTCCACCTCCATAAAATACCTCATCCACATGTTCGCTGGTGATCTCAAGTCCATTAATGGATGCAGAATCCTCTGAAACTTCTGCCACTGGTTTTATATCCATGGCATTATCTTCACCCTCATAAAGTTCTTGATCAGAGCTGTATTCAGGCTCTTGGTTCTCATCTACTGTAGGAACTCCTGATGGTGCCTGATGATCTAAGAGTGTGAATTTTTCAAAGTAGTCCTCACTCATACCTTGTTTTCGTGGCTTGATCAGTGGTGGCAAAGTTACTGCCTGGACTGTAGCTTGAAACTGTTCCTGATTTCCTGTCTCCTCAGATGCCTCGGGTTCTTCAGGGATCTCTCTGGCTTTTATAACAGGTGTCTCTTCAAGGTAAGACAAGTTATCCTCCAGTCCTTTGCTCTCCTCCTCATCCACTGTGGACAATTTTGGGGGCACAACAATATTCAGAATCTCTGATCCCTCAGACACCAGACAAAACAAGCGTTGCTTTCTTGCTTCTTTTGTGTCTTTTCTTTcatcctctttttctttctcgaCCGTTACATTGGGAACAGAGACCTCCACCATGGCAGGCCTATCAGGTTCTCGTGGCGCTTCGTCTGCTATCATCGGTAGCTTTTCAGCCTCTTTATTTcgcttccttttctttctccttatTATATTATCCTCGTCCATTATAAAGACGATCCTACCTGCCGTTTCTGAACCCGTACCGGTCGGACATCTTGGAACAAGGCTGTTGCTGAGATCCGGTGCTGGAGAACTGATTTCCGAAATCCAGGGCGTTGAGCAGCGGCTAGACGCCGTCTCCCAAAGGATCCCACTGTCCTCGCTCTGTAGTGTTACCATTGAGAAAGCCGGATCCATCATCAGGCACTGAAGTTTGGGTTTTACTATCTCTTCTTGGACAATTTCTCTCAGACTGGAAGAAATCAATTGACTCACGTCAATTTACGTGACTGAACCAATAATTTAATAACAGACAATGAGAAGTGACAGATGTTCCCAATTAACATTATGCAAATGATATCATTCTTTAAAGCTGCAAGCTTTCACTCATTATCTGCAGCTGTCTTTACATTTAACCGGTCCAAGCAGTTCAGTGATATCACAGTAATATTGTCATCAAATGGCTGAGATTTTCAACATGACAGTCCAGGCAATCCCTCAGTATCACTGAATTAAAGGCTTTGACATTTACCAATATGGCGGATCTTATAGTAGTTATGTATGAATAAAACAAGCACAGACGAAAATACAAACAGGAACGCAATTGAAACGAAAAACGTTTTATGTAAGCATtggtttaaaaaacattataagtCAATGAAAAATCTATGATTGTATTTGAACTGCATATGATTCATAGCATTTAGGAATGATTTCATCTCTTATGCAGAGatttaaatttgtaaaatgGTTTGTAAATTTCACAGAAAAATTTACAGAATTCTTTATAAAATTGTAAATCACCTGTTACTCATATCCTGGGCTTCATCATTTaaatcctcctcttcctcctccatcgATAAACTTTGTAGTATAGGCATCTGGTTATCCGGGTCATTTTTTTCCATCAAAtccatttttgtttcttgtttatttattttttatctcccCTCTCACAAACCTCAGGAGCCCTTTGGAGACCTATAAGTTTCGAGGCTCGTGTTATTGCCAGCAggaagatctctctctctttctctctctctctctcttcttccctctctctctcttgctcagcATTATCTCTAAATAGCCAAATAGGCATGTTCTCAGCTCACCACCAGAGCCATCTGTAAAATGCAACCTGATACCATCATGTGAACACATCAGTGCACTTGTACTGATGAATCATATATGAAAC
This genomic interval from Tachysurus vachellii isolate PV-2020 chromosome 17, HZAU_Pvac_v1, whole genome shotgun sequence contains the following:
- the si:ch1073-398f15.1 gene encoding cardiomyopathy-associated protein 5 codes for the protein MDLMEKNDPDNQMPILQSLSMEEEEEDLNDEAQDMSNSLREIVQEEIVKPKLQCLMMDPAFSMVTLQSEDSGILWETASSRCSTPWISEISSPAPDLSNSLVPRCPTGTGSETAGRIVFIMDEDNIIRRKKRKRNKEAEKLPMIADEAPREPDRPAMVEVSVPNVTVEKEKEDERKDTKEARKQRLFCLVSEGSEILNIVVPPKLSTVDEEESKGLEDNLSYLEETPVIKAREIPEEPEASEETGNQEQFQATVQAVTLPPLIKPRKQGMSEDYFEKFTLLDHQAPSGVPTVDENQEPEYSSDQELYEGEDNAMDIKPVAEVSEDSASINGLEITSEHVDEVFYGGGQDPDFRTKKGANKEEELPKSSLKKSGSALFGSQESILTPIFLPEGPQKIIDLVLLEEPKAMAFMYSDLYAEAVGSRTKQEDTESVTSEKSFHSQESELEDRGYLEKFVLKDETQVTQMDPLHDDCKVDGIRMWSRDAFGFTQHDKDDAGTLDEVDEITDFFRNSASSSPCEPLQISEVEPEETRRETKVRHVVFQDEGKERTTEEDIDIAEAFLPLDIGMEESLNTADYKSVINEYAAKTCAATPSKTEKTKFSSKAKPPKHVFIPFDVPQTVKPITPRYKPFLELTPLLPVEVPEEDGHKDVNPKEREGSDNISLSTTVKGEKASVDAQDYVQISQQEASESAPIPQQCSSKGREDTESSGFTTAPALLLQIQLDLLYDEVEADK